In Cucurbita pepo subsp. pepo cultivar mu-cu-16 chromosome LG04, ASM280686v2, whole genome shotgun sequence, the following are encoded in one genomic region:
- the LOC111792163 gene encoding probable inactive shikimate kinase like 1, chloroplastic: MAMKTTVSPLTDFHFNIHSPKIQPISLNSSYALPLPFSVRCNQNLPLHLRRRFLHSSAIQRRRSLPSTCLVSDGTAYNVEAKATTDDLSLEVKKKAMDVAPELKGTSIFLVGINSSLKTKLGKLLADMLRYYYFDSDGLVVEASGGVAAAKLYKESDENGFRASETEVLKQLSSMGRLVVCAGNGAVRSSTNLALLRHGITLWIDIPLQIIAEEFAEDRGQLPVFDISTSGSYSEVLGQITSLYQEIKVGYATADASISLQKLASTLGYDDFNAVTTEDMALEALKEIEKLIRMKKMMEAAAKPF, translated from the exons ATGGCGATGAAAACCACCGTTTCTCCGCTTACTGATTTCCATTTCAACATCCACTCgccaaaaattcaaccaataTCTCTGAATTCGAGCTACGCCTTGCCCCTGCCCTTCTCAGTTCGTTGTAATCAAAACCTCCCCCTTCATTTGCGCCGACGATTTCTGCACTCTTCTGCCATTCAGCGCCGTCGATCTCTGCCGTCGACTTGTCTCGTATCAGACGGAACTGCATACA ATGTGGAGGCAAAGGCCACTACCGATGATCTGTCTCTTGAAGTGAAG AAGAAAGCAATGGATGTAGCTCCTGAATTGAAAGGAACTTCCATCTTTCTTGTGG GGATCAACAGCTCCCTAAAAACTAAGTTGGGGAAACTCCTTGCTGATATGTTGAGATATTATTACTTTGACAG TGATGGTTTGGTTGTGGAAGCTAGTGGTGGTGTGGCTGCTGCCAAACTTTATAAGGAGAGTGATGAAAATGGTTTTCGGGCATCTGAG ACTGAAGTGTTAAAACAATTATCTTCAATGGGTCGACTAGTTGTATGTGCTGGAAATGGTGCTGTTCGGAGCTCTACTAATCT GGCGCTTTTGAGGCATGGCATAACGTTATGGATTGATATACCCCTACAGATAATAGCAGAGGAATTTGCTGAAGATCGTGGGCAACTTCCAGTATTTGATATATCTACTTCTGGATCTTATTCAGAG GTGCTGGGTCAAATAACTTCCCTATACCAAGAAATTAAAGTAGGATATGCCACGGCTGATGCTTCAATCTCACTCCAAA AACTAGCAAGTACATTAGGATACGATGACTTCAATGCTGTTACAACCGAAGACATGGCTTTGGAG GCTCTGAAGGAGATAGAAAAGCTGAtaagaatgaagaagatgatggaaGCAGCAGCAAAacctttttaa